The following proteins are co-located in the Candidatus Competibacteraceae bacterium genome:
- the gpmA gene encoding 2,3-diphosphoglycerate-dependent phosphoglycerate mutase, translated as MYKIVLIRHGESQWNKENRFTGWHDVDLSERGREEARKGGQALKKEGYVFDVAFTSVLKRAIRTLWTVLDEMDLMWIPVNRTWRLNERHYGNLTGLNKAETAAQHGEEQVKIWRRSFDIPPPALEATDPRFPTNDPRYADLDPRVLPATESLKITIDRVLPYWHDTIVPTIRAGKRVVIAAHGNSLRALIKYLDDMSDEAIIALNVPTGVPLVYELDAKLRPTKSYYLADPEELKKLMDAVANQGKAK; from the coding sequence ATGTACAAAATCGTGCTCATCCGCCATGGCGAAAGCCAATGGAACAAGGAAAACCGTTTCACCGGTTGGCATGACGTCGATCTATCCGAGAGGGGCCGCGAGGAAGCTCGGAAAGGCGGACAAGCCCTAAAGAAGGAAGGCTACGTCTTCGATGTCGCCTTTACCTCGGTACTCAAGCGCGCCATCCGCACGCTCTGGACCGTGCTGGACGAAATGGACCTGATGTGGATTCCGGTAAACCGGACCTGGCGACTCAACGAGCGCCACTACGGTAACCTGACCGGCTTGAACAAAGCGGAGACCGCCGCCCAGCACGGCGAGGAACAGGTCAAGATCTGGCGGCGCAGTTTCGATATTCCGCCCCCGGCGCTGGAGGCAACCGACCCGCGTTTCCCCACCAACGATCCACGCTACGCCGATCTCGATCCGCGGGTGCTGCCGGCCACCGAAAGCCTCAAGATCACCATCGATCGAGTGCTGCCCTATTGGCACGACACCATCGTGCCCACCATCCGCGCCGGCAAGCGCGTGGTGATCGCCGCGCATGGCAACAGCTTGCGGGCGCTAATCAAATATCTCGACGATATGTCCGACGAGGCGATCATCGCTCTGAACGTTCCGACCGGCGTGCCACTGGTCTACGAACTCGATGCCAAGCTGCGACCCACCAAGAGCTACTACCTCGCCGACCCCGAGGAACTCAAGAAGCTGATGGATGCCGTTGCTAACCAAGGCAAGGCCAAGTAG
- a CDS encoding winged helix-turn-helix transcriptional regulator, with translation MALELLITRDEDIERASRSLKAMSHPLRLKILCTLGEREVSVQEIVERVGTSQSNISQHLAILRDKGILICRKDANRVYYRVGDARTLRLIGMMRDVFCTRV, from the coding sequence ATGGCGCTGGAATTGCTGATAACTCGCGATGAGGATATCGAACGGGCCTCGCGTTCGCTCAAGGCGATGTCGCATCCGCTGCGGCTTAAGATTCTTTGTACCCTGGGCGAGCGGGAAGTCAGTGTCCAGGAAATCGTCGAGCGCGTGGGTACCTCTCAGAGCAACATTTCCCAACATCTGGCGATCCTACGTGACAAAGGTATCCTCATTTGCCGCAAGGATGCCAACCGGGTTTATTATCGGGTGGGAGACGCCCGTACCTTGCGCCTGATCGGTATGATGAGAGACGTCTTCTGTACGCGGGTTTGA
- a CDS encoding DUF2892 domain-containing protein has product MNSERIIRIMAGSFILLSLLLGAPASPLYHSGYWLWFTGFVGFNLFQSGFTRFCPAEQILWKLGVKKAGTPTGCAN; this is encoded by the coding sequence ATGAATAGCGAACGGATTATCCGGATTATGGCCGGTTCCTTTATCCTGCTGTCATTGTTGCTGGGGGCTCCGGCCAGCCCACTCTATCACAGCGGTTACTGGCTCTGGTTCACCGGCTTCGTTGGGTTCAACCTATTTCAGAGCGGCTTTACCCGCTTCTGTCCGGCTGAGCAAATCCTGTGGAAGCTGGGTGTTAAAAAAGCCGGTACTCCGACCGGTTGTGCGAACTAG
- a CDS encoding rhodanese-like domain-containing protein encodes MNDFIEFSTQNWLLFLALFAITGMLIGSEVLRKMRGVSSLSAAEALRLINDQEALILDVRDGGEYKEGHIPQARHIPLGALRDRLGELTKAKDKPIIVYCRNGATSQAACAQIKKSGIADVYSLSGGLSAWQEANLPVSRKKS; translated from the coding sequence ATGAACGATTTCATCGAATTCTCCACACAGAACTGGCTGTTATTCTTGGCGCTGTTCGCCATTACGGGGATGTTGATCGGTAGCGAGGTCTTGCGCAAAATGCGTGGGGTCAGCAGCCTCAGTGCCGCCGAAGCCCTGCGCCTGATCAACGATCAGGAGGCCCTGATTCTGGACGTTCGCGATGGCGGCGAATACAAAGAGGGGCATATTCCGCAGGCGCGCCATATCCCGCTCGGCGCTCTGCGCGACCGATTGGGTGAACTGACCAAGGCCAAGGATAAACCCATCATCGTCTATTGTCGCAACGGCGCCACCTCGCAGGCGGCTTGCGCGCAAATCAAAAAGAGCGGCATTGCCGACGTCTACAGCCTGAGCGGCGGGTTATCGGCCTGGCAGGAAGCCAACTTGCCGGTCAGTCGCAAGAAGTCCTGA
- the grxC gene encoding glutaredoxin 3: MLAPDPATPNIVIYTSGYCPYCRRARALLDSKGVVYTPLDVNRDPRLWEEIAKRTGRHTVPQIFIGDRHVGGCDDLFELERRGELTPLLRG; encoded by the coding sequence ATGCTCGCGCCAGATCCGGCGACGCCGAACATCGTGATATACACCTCCGGGTATTGTCCGTACTGTCGGCGCGCGCGGGCGTTATTGGACAGCAAGGGCGTGGTTTACACGCCCTTGGACGTGAACCGCGACCCGCGGTTGTGGGAGGAAATCGCCAAACGCACCGGTCGCCATACCGTGCCGCAAATCTTCATCGGCGACCGGCATGTCGGTGGATGTGATGACTTGTTCGAGCTGGAGCGGCGCGGTGAATTGACCCCATTGCTGCGCGGCTGA
- the secB gene encoding protein-export chaperone SecB has translation MSDQQQVPQQFEIQKIYLKDISLETPNSPMIFTEQWQPQTEVRLETGAKPLAEGLFEVSLTVTVTAKLGDRTAYLVEVQQGGLFALRGFDDGQMGHMLHAYCPNLLFPFAREELASLIGKGGFPALLLNPINFDNLYLQRFQQQQEQAAAAAPPSSAPTIS, from the coding sequence ATGAGCGATCAGCAACAGGTTCCCCAGCAGTTCGAAATTCAGAAAATCTATCTGAAGGATATATCGCTGGAAACCCCAAATTCCCCGATGATTTTTACCGAGCAATGGCAACCGCAGACCGAGGTGCGTCTGGAAACCGGCGCCAAGCCGCTGGCCGAAGGCTTGTTTGAAGTGTCGTTGACCGTAACTGTCACCGCCAAGCTCGGCGATCGTACTGCTTATCTGGTTGAGGTGCAGCAAGGTGGCTTGTTTGCGCTGCGGGGTTTCGATGATGGACAAATGGGTCACATGCTGCATGCATACTGCCCGAACCTCCTGTTTCCCTTCGCCCGCGAGGAACTGGCCTCGTTGATCGGCAAGGGCGGATTTCCGGCGCTGCTGCTCAATCCGATCAACTTCGACAATCTTTATCTGCAACGCTTTCAGCAACAGCAGGAGCAAGCCGCCGCTGCTGCCCCGCCTTCCTCCGCTCCAACCATTTCCTGA
- a CDS encoding NAD(P)-dependent glycerol-3-phosphate dehydrogenase codes for MLVAARVAVLGAGSWGTALALLLARNGHDVRLWGHDPREIAPLCRERENRRYLPGVPFPSRLNASTDLIEALANVELALVAVPSHAYGATLVRLRPLLPTTAGFAWATKGLEHGSGRFLHEVTLEMLGRDRSAAVISGPSFAVEVARGLPTAVTVAAWDVAHARRVAAVLHGSNLRAYTSSDVIGVELGGAVKNVLAIAAGIADGLGFGANARAALITRGLAELVRLGVAVGGQRETFMGLAGIGDLVLTCTDDQSRNRRFGLAIGRGDSAEMASAAIGQVVEGAATVREILRLARRHGVELPITEQVDAVLYHGQSPRRAVENLLARDPKPEGV; via the coding sequence ATGCTCGTCGCCGCGCGGGTCGCTGTCCTCGGGGCGGGGAGTTGGGGCACCGCACTGGCGTTGTTGCTGGCGCGCAATGGGCATGACGTCCGCTTGTGGGGTCACGATCCGCGGGAAATCGCGCCGTTGTGTCGGGAGCGAGAGAACCGCCGCTACTTACCTGGCGTGCCGTTCCCGAGTCGCTTGAACGCGAGCACCGATCTGATCGAAGCGCTTGCCAATGTCGAACTGGCGCTGGTGGCGGTACCGAGCCATGCCTACGGGGCGACCTTGGTCCGGTTGCGGCCACTGTTGCCGACGACCGCCGGTTTCGCTTGGGCCACCAAGGGCTTGGAGCACGGCAGTGGTCGGTTTTTGCATGAAGTGACGCTGGAGATGCTTGGTCGAGACAGGTCGGCGGCGGTGATTTCCGGCCCCAGCTTTGCGGTGGAAGTAGCCCGTGGTTTGCCGACCGCCGTTACGGTCGCCGCCTGGGATGTGGCGCATGCTCGTCGGGTGGCGGCTGTGCTGCACGGTTCCAACTTGCGTGCTTACACCAGCAGCGATGTGATCGGCGTCGAACTGGGCGGCGCGGTCAAGAACGTGCTGGCCATCGCCGCCGGTATCGCCGACGGTCTGGGTTTCGGAGCCAATGCCCGAGCGGCGCTGATCACGCGTGGGTTGGCGGAGCTGGTGCGGCTGGGTGTGGCCGTGGGTGGTCAGCGCGAAACCTTCATGGGTTTGGCCGGTATCGGCGATTTGGTGCTGACCTGTACCGATGACCAGTCGCGCAACCGGCGATTCGGCTTGGCGATCGGCCGCGGTGACAGCGCCGAGATGGCCAGCGCGGCTATCGGGCAGGTGGTGGAAGGTGCGGCGACCGTGCGGGAAATCCTGCGGCTGGCGCGGCGGCACGGTGTGGAGCTACCCATTACCGAACAGGTGGATGCGGTGCTATATCACGGTCAGAGTCCGCGCCGGGCGGTGGAAAACCTGCTGGCGCGCGATCCGAAGCCGGAAGGAGTTTGA
- a CDS encoding DUF2889 domain-containing protein encodes MPLPAPAPRQLLHKRVVQCWGYRREDGLWDIEGRLVDTKTYPFPNDDRGGTIQAGEPLHDLWIRLTVDSQCLIQAVEACTDGAPFALCPAIAGRYQELVGVRIGPGWSLKLKELFGGTSGCTHMTELLGPVATTFFQTLYGQRYDEEDAKPAAARKPPPVLNTCHALASDSPVVKKRWPQAYSGLDREADDRSRPLLESCIT; translated from the coding sequence ATGCCATTGCCCGCTCCCGCTCCTCGCCAACTACTGCACAAGCGCGTCGTTCAATGCTGGGGCTACCGGCGCGAGGATGGCTTGTGGGATATCGAAGGACGGCTGGTCGACACCAAAACCTACCCCTTTCCCAACGATGATCGCGGCGGAACGATTCAGGCCGGCGAACCGTTACACGACCTGTGGATCCGCCTGACCGTCGACAGCCAGTGTCTGATCCAGGCGGTCGAGGCTTGTACCGATGGAGCGCCGTTCGCCCTGTGTCCGGCGATCGCCGGCCGCTACCAAGAACTGGTCGGTGTACGGATTGGGCCGGGCTGGTCGTTGAAGCTGAAGGAATTGTTCGGCGGTACGAGCGGCTGCACACACATGACCGAACTGCTGGGTCCCGTGGCCACCACGTTCTTTCAAACCCTCTACGGTCAGCGTTACGACGAGGAAGATGCCAAGCCCGCCGCCGCCCGCAAGCCACCGCCAGTCCTGAACACCTGCCATGCACTGGCCAGCGACAGCCCGGTGGTCAAAAAGCGCTGGCCGCAAGCCTATAGCGGCCTGGATCGGGAAGCGGACGATCGCAGCCGCCCATTGCTGGAAAGCTGCATCACTTAA
- a CDS encoding DUF1289 domain-containing protein gives MSDNPSTVPDEPPSPCIGVCVINPQTQLCDGCYRTLEEIAAWWDCTPEQKRAVLARLEQRMARIVGGTFFD, from the coding sequence ATGAGCGACAATCCCTCCACCGTGCCCGACGAGCCGCCGTCCCCGTGTATCGGGGTCTGCGTGATCAACCCGCAGACCCAACTGTGCGACGGCTGCTACCGTACGTTGGAGGAAATTGCCGCTTGGTGGGACTGTACCCCCGAGCAAAAACGCGCTGTGCTGGCGCGGTTGGAACAGCGAATGGCACGAATCGTGGGTGGTACGTTCTTCGACTAA
- a CDS encoding pilus assembly protein PilM, translating into MALFKRKESILGIDISSSSIKLIELSRSGSRFRVEAFAVEPLGEGMMEDRNPADPDAMGEAIKRACRRSGTRLRRAAVAVPTSSVITRTIPMPAEFKESDVEVNVSIEAAQYIPYPVEEIYLDFEMKGPSQASSEMQDVMLVATRKENVDTREAALKNAGLVPVVVDIEAYALENTFRLLMEGLPKAGGDGSLNLDKPREGLTALIDIGATITNLYILRQNCVIFTREQGFGCDQLTLRIAETYGLSREQAEQAKRSADPVAEDFATAVQEPFKHMLAEQIGHGLQFFFSSDQYASGRYNVDTIVLVGGGAMIAGLDRVLADVLGIATVVANPFKNMGSATKVNSSALLRDAPMLAVAGGLALRSFD; encoded by the coding sequence TTGGCTCTGTTCAAGCGTAAAGAATCTATTCTGGGCATCGACATTAGCTCCTCGTCAATCAAGTTGATCGAGTTGAGCCGTTCCGGGTCACGGTTCCGGGTTGAGGCCTTCGCTGTCGAACCGCTGGGCGAGGGGATGATGGAGGACCGCAACCCCGCCGATCCTGATGCAATGGGAGAGGCGATCAAGCGGGCCTGCCGCAGATCGGGTACCCGCTTGCGCCGCGCGGCCGTCGCCGTGCCTACCTCCAGCGTAATCACGCGTACCATACCGATGCCGGCGGAATTCAAGGAAAGCGATGTCGAGGTTAATGTTTCAATCGAGGCGGCTCAGTATATCCCGTACCCCGTCGAGGAAATCTATCTGGATTTTGAGATGAAGGGTCCGTCCCAGGCCAGCAGCGAAATGCAGGATGTCATGTTGGTGGCCACTCGTAAGGAGAACGTGGATACTCGGGAAGCCGCGCTCAAGAATGCGGGTTTGGTTCCGGTGGTCGTGGATATCGAGGCTTATGCCTTGGAAAACACATTCCGCCTACTGATGGAGGGCTTGCCCAAGGCTGGCGGCGATGGATCACTCAACCTGGATAAGCCGCGGGAAGGGTTGACCGCGCTGATCGATATCGGTGCCACCATCACTAATTTGTACATCTTGCGACAGAATTGCGTTATTTTTACTCGCGAGCAGGGTTTCGGTTGCGACCAACTCACCCTTCGGATCGCCGAAACCTATGGCCTGTCCCGGGAGCAGGCTGAACAGGCCAAGCGCTCCGCCGATCCGGTGGCCGAGGATTTTGCCACGGCCGTTCAAGAACCTTTCAAGCACATGCTGGCTGAGCAGATTGGGCACGGCTTGCAGTTCTTTTTTTCCTCCGACCAATATGCTTCGGGCCGCTATAATGTAGATACTATCGTCCTGGTGGGAGGCGGTGCCATGATCGCGGGTTTGGACCGGGTGTTGGCGGACGTGCTGGGCATCGCCACGGTGGTTGCCAACCCCTTCAAGAACATGGGTAGCGCCACCAAGGTGAACAGTAGCGCCTTATTGCGTGACGCACCCATGCTGGCGGTTGCCGGTGGGCTGGCCCTGAGGAGCTTCGACTGA
- a CDS encoding PilN domain-containing protein, producing MTRINLLPWREARRAQRQRELVAMLVAAALVAAGSVFLVQTEIANRIEYQQERNNYLRGELARLKKAAEEIQALQQTRNRLVERLNVIQKLQASRPGMVRMLDELVRLVPQDIYLTAFKTTSNQVTLSGTARSDLIISEFMRDIRDVKLFGEPVLQVIQTKNLNNVQARVFELVVPLKLDAEKADTGGKT from the coding sequence ATGACGCGCATCAATTTGCTGCCTTGGCGCGAGGCGCGCCGTGCTCAGCGACAGCGCGAGTTGGTCGCAATGCTGGTCGCGGCGGCGCTGGTTGCCGCCGGCAGCGTGTTTCTGGTGCAAACGGAAATCGCCAACCGCATTGAGTACCAACAAGAGCGCAACAACTATCTGCGTGGTGAGTTGGCCCGACTCAAGAAAGCCGCCGAGGAGATCCAGGCGTTACAACAAACCCGGAACCGGTTGGTTGAGCGCCTTAACGTCATCCAGAAATTGCAGGCCAGCCGTCCCGGTATGGTGCGGATGCTGGATGAGCTGGTCCGGCTGGTTCCTCAGGATATCTACCTGACCGCTTTCAAGACCACCAGCAATCAGGTGACTCTCAGCGGCACTGCTCGCTCCGACCTGATTATTTCCGAATTCATGCGTGACATTCGGGATGTCAAGCTGTTTGGCGAGCCAGTCTTGCAAGTTATTCAGACCAAGAATTTGAATAATGTGCAAGCGAGAGTGTTCGAGCTGGTCGTTCCGCTGAAACTGGATGCGGAGAAGGCGGATACAGGGGGTAAGACATGA